A part of Parafrankia discariae genomic DNA contains:
- a CDS encoding glycoside hydrolase family 18 protein: MSRLGGRHRRRRRQIISGTAALLTVGGAVGLAVVVPGTADAAGLDAAYSRTNDWGTGYSAQYQVTNSADSPDGFTLEFDLPDGATLTSLWNATHRVDGRHVTVTPPAWQTTLAPRESVDVGFVIAAPGGATDPLGCRINGEDCAPGSGGTDPGQNPGPDAEPEPEPSATGPAAPPSPPPGGSPTDPAAPPGTAAPPGTATPTDPTTPTDPVTTPTTPAASPAPPSTGPGGPTGSGGFAPYVDTSLYPPFDLVAAARTAGLRDVTLAFVVAGGGGCTPRWGGVSDLALDGVPGQIGRFRELGGDVRVSFGGASGTELASACGSVGDLVAAYRGVVDVYGVTRLDFDVEGGTLPDVAANTRRAQAIARLQREAAAGGRPLEVSFTLPVLPSGLTQAGVDLLANARQNGVAVAAVNIMAMDYGDGAAPNPAGRMGQYAIDAATATQTQVKGVFELSDAQAWGRVAITPMIGVNDVASEVFTVADARRLVEFASQVDLGWLSLWSLTRDQPCPGGPVPYAQPTCGGVEAQPFEFTRVLNAAR; the protein is encoded by the coding sequence ATGTCGCGTTTGGGAGGTCGGCACCGTCGCCGCCGCCGTCAGATCATCTCGGGCACCGCGGCCCTGCTCACCGTCGGCGGGGCGGTCGGGCTGGCGGTGGTCGTGCCCGGCACCGCGGACGCCGCCGGCCTCGACGCCGCGTACAGCCGCACCAACGACTGGGGCACCGGCTACTCCGCCCAGTATCAGGTGACCAACTCCGCGGACTCGCCGGACGGCTTCACCCTCGAGTTCGACCTGCCCGACGGCGCGACCCTCACCTCGCTGTGGAACGCCACCCACCGGGTGGACGGCCGGCATGTGACCGTCACGCCGCCCGCCTGGCAGACCACACTCGCACCCCGGGAGTCGGTCGACGTCGGCTTCGTCATCGCCGCGCCGGGCGGCGCCACCGACCCCCTCGGATGTCGGATCAACGGCGAGGACTGCGCGCCCGGCTCCGGCGGCACCGACCCGGGCCAGAACCCGGGCCCGGATGCCGAGCCCGAGCCTGAGCCCTCGGCCACCGGGCCGGCCGCGCCGCCGTCCCCACCGCCCGGCGGGTCGCCGACCGACCCGGCCGCACCACCCGGCACGGCCGCACCCCCCGGCACGGCCACACCGACCGATCCGACGACGCCAACCGACCCGGTTACCACGCCCACCACTCCCGCCGCGTCGCCGGCACCGCCGTCGACCGGCCCCGGCGGCCCGACCGGCTCCGGCGGGTTCGCGCCGTACGTCGACACCTCGCTGTACCCGCCGTTCGACCTGGTCGCGGCGGCGCGGACGGCCGGCCTGCGCGACGTCACGCTGGCCTTCGTGGTGGCCGGCGGGGGTGGCTGCACGCCGAGGTGGGGCGGGGTCAGCGACCTCGCCCTGGACGGGGTGCCCGGTCAGATCGGCCGGTTCCGCGAGCTCGGCGGCGACGTCCGGGTGTCGTTCGGCGGGGCGTCCGGCACCGAGCTCGCCAGTGCCTGCGGGAGCGTGGGCGACCTGGTGGCCGCGTACCGCGGGGTGGTCGACGTCTACGGGGTGACCCGGCTCGACTTCGACGTCGAGGGCGGCACGTTGCCGGACGTCGCCGCGAACACCCGGCGCGCCCAGGCGATCGCCCGGCTGCAGCGGGAGGCCGCGGCCGGAGGCCGGCCGTTGGAGGTCTCGTTCACGCTGCCGGTGCTGCCGTCCGGCCTGACCCAGGCCGGCGTGGACCTGCTGGCCAACGCCCGGCAGAACGGCGTGGCGGTGGCCGCGGTCAACATCATGGCGATGGACTACGGCGACGGCGCCGCGCCGAACCCGGCGGGCCGGATGGGCCAGTACGCCATCGACGCCGCCACCGCGACCCAGACCCAGGTGAAGGGCGTGTTCGAGCTGTCCGACGCGCAGGCGTGGGGGCGGGTGGCGATCACCCCGATGATCGGCGTGAACGACGTCGCCAGCGAGGTGTTCACCGTGGCCGACGCGCGGCGGCTGGTGGAGTTCGCGTCCCAGGTCGACCTCGGCTGGCTGTCGCTGTGGTCGCTGACCCGCGACCAGCCCTGCCCCGGCGGGCCGGTGCCGTACGCGCAGCCGACCTGCGGCGGCGTCGAGGCGCAGCCGTTCGAGTTCACCCGCGTCCTCAACGCCGCCCGGTGA
- a CDS encoding glycoside hydrolase family 64 protein, whose translation MPNRRTFLLAASAAVAGTAGGAVWAATGGREHAALAAGAGLPLTVVNHTYRYANNQIWLYVVGTDLITGRQVYARRDGGLAQVTLADNGPDGFADLSIPLVPDGDTLFVIPNGMSGRIYVSTGSKLRFKVVVDGAGDAALQHPAGWVRADPSFDVVHDFVEFTHNDAGMFCNTTAVDMFSVPMAIGLRGSADQTTGRLATGGRAAVFDTLRAHPVFAPLVVDDADGRGVRVISPGHGLEAGLFPATYFDGYIDAVWNQYTSRQLTVDVGTGTRVGTVTGGLLRFDGGVAPFVRPSTRDVLFCDGALAAPNDGVTGPVAAVLGAGFNRSTLLTQPAQPAADPAGFYRDPTTNHYARVLHEHSEDGRAYGFAFDDVAGFASYIQDTAPTSATLWLTPF comes from the coding sequence ATGCCGAACCGCCGCACGTTCCTGCTGGCGGCGTCCGCCGCCGTCGCGGGCACCGCCGGAGGCGCCGTATGGGCCGCCACCGGCGGCCGGGAGCACGCCGCGCTCGCCGCCGGCGCGGGCCTGCCACTGACCGTGGTCAACCACACCTACCGGTACGCCAACAACCAGATCTGGCTCTACGTCGTCGGCACCGACCTGATCACCGGCCGGCAGGTGTACGCCCGCCGGGACGGCGGCCTCGCCCAGGTCACGCTCGCCGACAACGGTCCCGACGGTTTCGCCGACCTCTCCATCCCCCTGGTGCCGGACGGCGACACGCTGTTCGTCATCCCGAACGGGATGTCCGGGCGGATCTACGTGTCGACCGGTTCGAAGCTGCGTTTCAAGGTCGTGGTCGACGGCGCGGGCGACGCGGCGCTCCAGCACCCGGCCGGCTGGGTGCGTGCCGACCCGAGCTTCGACGTGGTGCACGACTTCGTCGAGTTCACCCACAACGACGCCGGCATGTTCTGCAACACCACGGCGGTCGACATGTTCAGTGTGCCGATGGCCATCGGTCTACGCGGCAGCGCCGACCAGACGACCGGCCGGCTGGCGACGGGCGGGCGGGCCGCCGTCTTCGACACGCTGCGGGCGCACCCGGTGTTCGCCCCGCTGGTCGTCGACGACGCCGACGGGCGGGGTGTCCGGGTGATCTCGCCGGGCCACGGCCTGGAGGCCGGCCTCTTCCCCGCCACCTACTTCGACGGCTACATCGACGCGGTGTGGAACCAGTACACCTCACGCCAGCTCACGGTGGACGTCGGAACGGGCACCCGGGTCGGCACGGTGACCGGCGGCCTGCTGCGCTTCGACGGCGGGGTCGCGCCGTTCGTCCGGCCGAGCACCCGCGACGTGCTGTTCTGCGACGGCGCGCTCGCGGCGCCGAACGACGGCGTCACCGGGCCGGTCGCCGCCGTGCTGGGGGCCGGTTTCAACCGCTCGACGCTGCTCACCCAGCCGGCCCAGCCGGCGGCCGACCCCGCGGGCTTCTACCGCGACCCGACGACGAACCACTACGCCCGGGTCCTGCACGAACACAGCGAGGACGGCCGGGCGTACGGATTCGCCTTCGACGACGTCGCCGGCTTCGCCTCCTACATCCAGGACACCGCGCCGACGTCCGCCACCCTGTGGCTCACGCCGTTCTGA
- a CDS encoding CobW family GTP-binding protein: MVVRVPVIALTGYLGAGKTTVLNHLLQAPGARLGVVVNDFGAINVDAALVSGQVDQPASITGGCLCCLPDTDGLDQALDKLSQPRLRLDAVIVEASGVADPPALARLIRFSGVDRVRPGGLVDVIDAAAYFDTVDTGGLPPARFASASLVVINKTDRIPPTRRAETLARITARVRESNPHAHVVDTTHGRVDPVLVFDAANPYDPVDELPLAALARHEHEHGHDPHPRVDAVTVPAAGPIDPGALVDLLEDPPADVYRLKGTVTVETARGPRGYVVNVVGREINVTTRPGAARPDDADGLVAIGMRLDQATVRARLEAALRPCPGRPAADGLRRLARYRRLSA; the protein is encoded by the coding sequence ATGGTCGTGCGGGTGCCCGTGATCGCGCTGACCGGCTACCTGGGCGCCGGCAAGACGACCGTGCTCAACCACCTGCTCCAGGCCCCCGGGGCGCGCCTCGGGGTGGTGGTCAACGACTTCGGAGCGATCAACGTCGACGCCGCGCTGGTCTCCGGTCAGGTGGACCAGCCGGCCTCGATCACGGGCGGCTGCCTGTGCTGCCTACCGGACACCGACGGCCTGGACCAGGCGCTGGACAAGCTGAGCCAGCCACGGCTGCGGCTGGACGCGGTGATCGTGGAGGCCAGCGGCGTCGCCGACCCGCCGGCGCTGGCCAGGCTCATCCGGTTCAGCGGCGTGGACCGGGTGCGCCCGGGCGGCCTCGTCGACGTGATCGACGCCGCCGCCTACTTCGACACCGTCGACACCGGCGGGCTGCCGCCGGCCCGGTTCGCGTCCGCCTCGCTCGTCGTCATCAACAAGACCGACCGGATCCCGCCGACGCGGCGGGCCGAGACGCTGGCGCGGATCACCGCGCGGGTGCGCGAGAGCAACCCGCACGCCCACGTCGTCGACACGACGCACGGCCGCGTCGACCCGGTGCTCGTGTTCGACGCCGCGAACCCGTACGACCCGGTCGACGAGCTCCCGCTCGCCGCCCTGGCCCGGCACGAGCACGAGCACGGTCACGACCCGCACCCGCGGGTCGACGCGGTGACCGTTCCCGCCGCCGGCCCGATCGATCCCGGCGCGCTGGTCGACCTGCTGGAGGATCCACCCGCGGACGTCTACCGGCTCAAGGGCACCGTCACCGTGGAGACGGCGCGGGGCCCGCGCGGCTATGTGGTCAACGTCGTCGGCCGGGAGATCAACGTCACGACCAGGCCCGGTGCCGCCAGGCCCGATGACGCCGACGGTCTGGTCGCGATCGGCATGCGGCTCGACCAGGCCACCGTGCGGGCTCGGCTCGAGGCGGCCCTGCGGCCCTGCCCCGGCCGCCCCGCCGCGGACGGGCTCCGCCGCCTCGCCCGCTACCGGCGGCTGAGCGCCTGA
- a CDS encoding EthD domain-containing protein, with protein MIKRILLVTRGCAPDEFVPAWRAAMGAAVTAPPDVRPSRVTAGIVLDEVTPEPRHDAVGQEWFDDEEHLSRYESWLASPASAAVDELFGRAVERDATDIVVTGEHVLRGAPWFERRWRDGGEGLKHMALATRAAGLTQAEFFDRWRNRAGLVGAVPIPEVARGQAYLQNHPLPKAAGDWPYDAVNEVYFDDLDDLRERIAWFAENLAGNEDDLVRESWFVAVREEVLWPEATSAGEGLLPGRPGGRGTS; from the coding sequence ATGATCAAGCGGATATTGCTTGTCACCCGGGGATGCGCACCGGACGAGTTCGTGCCCGCCTGGCGCGCCGCGATGGGCGCGGCCGTGACCGCGCCGCCGGACGTCCGGCCCTCCCGGGTCACCGCGGGCATCGTGCTGGACGAGGTCACCCCCGAACCGCGTCATGACGCCGTCGGCCAGGAATGGTTCGACGACGAGGAGCACCTGAGTCGGTACGAGTCGTGGCTGGCGTCACCGGCGAGCGCGGCGGTCGACGAACTGTTCGGCCGCGCGGTCGAACGGGACGCCACCGACATCGTGGTGACCGGCGAGCACGTGCTGCGCGGTGCGCCCTGGTTCGAGCGGCGGTGGCGGGACGGCGGCGAGGGCCTGAAACACATGGCTCTCGCGACGCGCGCGGCGGGCCTGACCCAGGCGGAGTTCTTCGACCGCTGGCGAAACCGGGCCGGCCTCGTCGGGGCGGTGCCGATCCCCGAGGTGGCCCGTGGGCAGGCCTACCTGCAGAACCACCCGCTACCGAAGGCGGCGGGCGACTGGCCGTACGACGCCGTCAACGAGGTCTATTTCGACGATCTGGACGACCTGCGCGAGCGGATCGCGTGGTTCGCCGAGAATCTCGCCGGGAACGAGGACGACCTCGTCCGGGAGTCCTGGTTCGTCGCGGTCCGCGAGGAGGTGCTGTGGCCGGAGGCTACGTCCGCAGGTGAAGGCCTTCTCCCGGGACGTCCCGGGGGTCGCGGGACGTCCTGA